Proteins encoded by one window of Anopheles maculipalpis chromosome 2RL, idAnoMacuDA_375_x, whole genome shotgun sequence:
- the LOC126559623 gene encoding uncharacterized protein LOC126559623 — protein sequence MADETGEVRSLLMRHRLSIVRDLIGTSLLQVLLKAGVLTATQEEQLTGEPSLDARCDQLIELVARDGFEKFKQFCYAIESECSQLISDLINDKLSQVDGDDDDGHGVTNVGTVPSAPNPVVQPPADGIPFATTEGMDIVLSGVTHDDSSLKNGRDTIDSNRSRRSTSYCGTSTPTPTTAPISNTISSRRSSLISATASAASSQQQPPPIPQLPSKTAVAGTATHIDLAGCESKFAVSNNNFNNSSISNGSSSSSNNHNNQSNNHRTSNGDSSVNSSSATTTTNGVPDASVLRSIRQALGQGHLPPSSKRLQKSESAAYSYFNPKRFSSPPFGEMAGGGTTDRRLNLKNKTASLFRSKSKKEQRTYQRSVNETIEVLADQVVEDEKVLERTSWDYSTVTLSRVTGYGFGIAVSGGRDNPHFANGDPSIAVSDVLKNGPAEGQLQVNDRIISVNGVSLENVEYATAVQVLRDSGNTVTLMVKRRVPNHSLMHPLPGANMHGMAATGPGGVVGMSGGPGGPGGGAIGGLPTSVVGMNSHQHQHSISSTGLGLGANNGSQQQIKVIVTKANKKDDFGIVLGCRLFIREISSKTKDQLAANGYSLQEGDLVTRIHNTNCNDSMSLKEAKKIIDGCKERLTLAVLREPNGISGNYGTGAGGGTASGMQSPVYSHTAQVSNCSNMDENYLNGTGGGSYSGQNLYVQPPTRPSAMSTLLADDKSNLTPRGRSRGPLTDISLQQLDRPSTPPGTSSRTADGGAAGHSRSRSVVDEPPRPPPPRGEDFYASRRQLMDEKPPTSEPRYITFQKEGSVGIRLTGGNEVGIFVTAVQQNSPASAQGLVTGDKILKVNDMDMNGVTREEAVLFLLSLQDRIDLIVQYCKEEFDSITAQQRGDSFHIKTHFHCDTPTKGELSFKAGDVFRVIDTLYNGVVGAWQVLRIGRGHQELQRGVIPNKARAEELATVQFNASKKELNASESRVSFFRRRRSTHRRSKSLSRENWDDVVFSDAISKFPAYERVVLRHPGFVRPVVIFGPVADIARERLMKDFPDKYTAPLQDDDKGSSKCGGIVRLSNIRDIMDRGKHALLDVTPNAVDRLNYAQFYPIVIFLKADTKHTIKQMRQGLPKSAHKSSKKLFEQCQKLERVWSHVFSTTINLNDPDTWYRKLRDSIDQQQSGAVWMSETKPVESLSDDFLFPMTTSRLSYASSPESDLELSPGPSASLSLGNLPQLVKSSSDPSIATNQDNLDRDRELGDGMPPPYTNPYEHAPHSRRMTVDNKYGFSSSKNGGGGAGAPAMNPEDAIYGSSTARAAPPLQGSSNGPHFGAVPDLPPRIDRASKPPNAPGAPSTSGSSLPSRNSSSGGGTLGRSAQERLFGNGKQSSGDALHDPTSAHDEYSSRSQLLGHGGPDKRQVLPPLVNGTQGTASSLERNANTSLDRSGGGGRTAGGHHHPAAGSNPNTSSKANGSYDSVSSYDSYNTSSQLTAQNMRLGPNAPDDLKSVPNNRNGPHPMGGNASGDYGRNPSMNNASSDMLLTTAARSNYNGTGGVHETLTQRNSGDRSGPGMNMPQRPTNLVLDSPRKHIIETKTDYGKYSRNNSASQADYSKPNKGPAMIGSPGQPPGGAMGANMGNGAPFKPVPPPKPKNYRPPVGGAGTNGSGMHHSGQWDNGEPISPRSPDGFYYPPMASSHYHQGMAHNVPSSPNNAGSHAPSMHPYNPYTVGNGANGGNGAPMYNGNANGSHSYMSNGVREMGSMGASNGYNSGNAQYPYGNTYMHRGNGTGTHGIGNMPAMHPSDRHALDLAGSREQRGSAFELYRKPQLGTMVGHHHNIRDMEPMMSIHEFNQHQQHLMHQERMRQLQQQPLPPIPGPPPRGAYPGHDSSLPPELPAKPPKKNILKSPLKAIKNAFIKSTRPLRRQVSLAGDADKKSLRPILKRQHSMMEPRSARMRMQDQRQQMYDQRSMYAQELQQQQAYYNDPRYSSSYQGPYSPQPVRGFQRHEAYYPKDGNSTYQNLELESMYGNSQGRGYYDGGQQSDGQSYYQPDENLYANRALIELERSRAPLGPGATVSTLGRRIVRRHSMADRTAPSPSFNQLNRRRMGSERAPHHASILDHHHQRAAMATNANVSHGSSHDESIYQSKSGSFLYNEAREHTRRTFEEPVYQSRREMHRDHLYQSKQQMQDRIQQSRLVEMQSQQQSQHQPQGSSPASGNSGTTTTATSDRFVRNQGLAAGGGGATASGSCSSSPNSPSSSSCKSGYSSSRNGGEMRERRTQMRDQIYQSRKEAMESMAEPVYVSRRELKHEPIYESKNEHESASSNVEVIEHPVGEMERLCLNEAEASHDETMSEKPETLTATKVDCREDQKPSATPLIIRKPYTLGAPLAAEEDDDDVEGDEEEQQDKSGERTLTANNQNDSTFDKLMALNSPGSPVATSSPVPSTMGTPKSIRATHISNFLKRTAPPVMPPPPPPPTAADSLNRPVHPAVTEAATVYASRTSIETQYTTPATGSQMSLPIGPPNATSTPFASELSLGLPPPRQPITRRGMFDASGGSLADPIWNVSLQIPPGAIAPGVQQEIYFTVTDPRLSESVGGPPLDMENGETMLSPLVMCGPQGTEFLKPVTLNIPHCAGRTASLGLSLKATDSEKNLQTDWEDIDLPSNTAAHTVSVKVDHF from the exons AGACACAATTGATTCGAATCGTTCGCGAAGAAGCACAAGCTACTGTGGCACATCTACACCGACACCTACAACGGCTCCGATCAGCAATACCATTTCTTCGCGTCGTTCCTCACTCATCTCGGCAACCGCATCCGCCGCAAGTAGTCAGCAGCAACCACCACCAATACCACAGTTACCATCGAAAACGGCTGTAGCCGGTACGGCAACCCATATTGATCTTGCTGGCTGTGAGAGCAAGTTTGCCGTGTCGAACAACAACTTTAACAACTCGTCGATAAGCAatggcagcagtagcagtagtaacaATCACAACAACCAAAGCAACAACCATCGAACGTCGAACGGTGACAGTTCCGTTAATAGCAGTAGtgcgaccaccaccaccaacggtgTACCCGACGCAAGTGTGCTCCGCAGTATCCGGCAGGCGTTGGGTCAAGGCCACTTGCCACCGTCGAGCAAGCGGCTGCAAAAGTCCGAATCGGCCGCCTACTCGTACTTCAATCCAAAGCGGTTTAGCTCACCACCGTTCGGGGAAATGGCCGGCGGTGGCACCACCGATCGGAGGCTAAACTTGAAGAACAAAACGGCCAGCCTGTTTCGGAGCAAATCGAAAAAGGAACAGCGAACGTACCAGCGGTCGGTGAATGAAACGATCGAGGTGCTGGCAGATCAGGTGGTCGAGGATGAGAAGGTG CTGGAAAGAACGTCCTGGGATTACAGCACGGTAACACTTTCCCGAGTTACCGGATATGGGTTTGGCATAGCCGTTTCGGGCGGACGTGATAATCCGCACTTTGCGAACGGTGACCCATCGATTGCGGTTAGCGATGTGCTCAAAAATGGTCCCGCCGAGGGTCAACTACA AGTTAATGATCGAATCATTTCCGTAAACGGTGTGTCTTTAGAAAATGTCGAATATGCCACAGCCGTACAGGTGCTGCGTGATAGTGGCAATACGGTGACACTGATGGTGAAACGGCGCGTACCGAACCACAGTCTGATGCATCCACTTCCGGGTGCGAATATGCATGGGATGGCGGCCACCGGACCTGGCGGAGTCGTCGGGATGTCTGGTGGACCGGGAGGGCCCGGCGGTGGTGCGATCGGTGGCCTACCGACGAGTGTTGTTGGCATGAATTCACATCAACACCAGCACAGTATCAGCTCGACTGGGCTAGGGCTCGGTGCAAACAATGGATCTCAGCAGCAAATCAAAGTAATCGTCACGAAGGCGAACAAAAAGGACGACTTCGGGATTGTCCTCGGCTGTCGATTGTTTATACGG GAAATATCATCCAAGACTAAAGATCAACTGGCAGCCAATGGATATTCACTGCAGGAAGGTGATCTGGTCACACGCATCCACAATACCAACTGCAATGATTCGATGAGCCTGAAAGAggcgaaaaaaatcattgatgGATGCAAGGAGCGGTTAACGCTCGCTGTGCTACGCGAACCGAACGGTATTAGCGGGAACTATGGGACAGGCGCTGGTGGTGGTACGGCATCAGGGATGCAATCGCCCGTCTACTCACACACGGCCCAGGTCTCGAATTGTAGCAATATGGATGAGAATTATCTGAACGGAACGGGCGGTGGTTCATACTCTGGCCAAAATTTGTATGTACAACCCCCGACGAGACCGTCCGCCATGAGCACACTGCTGGCGGATGATAAAAGCAACCTAACGCCCAGAGGACGTTCCCGAGGGCCGCTGACAGATATTTCACTACAGCAGCTCGATCGTCCCAGTACGCCACCGGGCACGTCTAGTCGTACCGCGGATGGTGGTGCTGCCGGCCATTCCCGATCGCGCAGTGTCGTCGACGAGCCGCCAAGACCACCACCGCCTAGGGGTGAAGATTTCTACGCCTCACGGCGTCAGCTCATGGACGAAAAGCCTCCGACGTCAGAACCACGCTACATCACATTCCAAAAGGAGGGCTCGGTTGGCATTCGGCTGACGGGCGGTAACGAGGTAGGCATCTTTGTGACGGCCGTCCAGCAGAACAGTCCCGCCTCCGCACAGGGTCTAGTGACGGGGGACAAAATACTAAAAGTGAACGATATGGACATGAACGGAGTTACCAGGGAAGAGGCTGTCCTCTTCTTGCTTAGCTTGCAAGATCGCATCGATCTGATCGTACAGTACTGTAAGGAGGAGTTCGACAGCATTACCGCCCAGCAGCGGGGAGACTCGTTTCACATCAAGACGCACTTCCACTGCGATACACCGACTAAGGGTGAACTGTCCTTCAAGGCGGGCGATGTGTTCCGGGTGATAGATACACTGTACAATGGGGTAGTTGGTGCCTGGCAGGTGCTACGCATCGGACGTGGCCACCAAGAGCTGCAGCGCGGTGTCATTCCTAACAAGGCCCGGGCCGAGGAGCTGGCAACGGTGCAGTTCAACGCAAGCAAGAAGGAACTGAATGCATCCGAGTCGCGGGTTAGCTTTTTCCGAAGACGCCGCTCAACGCATCGCCGATCGAAGTCACTGTCGCGCGAGAACTGGGACGATGTAGTGTTCTCGGACGCCATCTCCAAATTCCCGGCCTACGAGCGTGTCGTACTGAGGCATCCGGGTTTCGTTCGTCCCGTAGTGATCTTCGGCCCGGTGGCGGACATTGCGCGTGAACGTTTGATGAAAGATTTCCCCGACAAATATACGGCACCGCTGCAGGACGACGATAAGGGTTCGTCCAAGTGTGGTGGCATTGTGCGGCTGTCAAACATTCGTGACATCATGGACCGGGGAAAGCATGCGCTGCTCGATGTAACACCGAATGCGGTCGATCGGCTGAACTATGCGCAGTTCTACCCGATTGTGATATTCCTGAAGGCGGACACAAAGCACACGATCAAACAGATGCGTCAAGGGCTGCCCAAGTCAGCACACAAGAGCAGCAAGAAACTGTTCGAGCAGTGTCAGAAGCTGGAACGCGTCTGGTCGCACGTGTTCAGCACGACGATCAACCTGAACGATCCGGACACGTGGTATCGCAAGCTGAGGGATTCGATCGATCAACAGCAGAGTGGTGCCGTATGGATGTCGGAGACGAAG CCGGTAGAATCCTTGTCAGATGATTTCCTTTTCCCCATGACCACATCCCGTCTCTCTTACGCCTCGAGTCCAGAATCGGATCTGGAACTGAGCCCGGGCCCGTCAGCATCACTCTCATTGGGCAACTTGCCCCAGTTGGTGAAATCCAGCTCTGATCCATCGATTGCCACTAATCAGGATAACTTGGATAGGGATAGAGAACTCGGTGACGGCATGCCACCACCATACACG AATCCCTACGAACATGCGCCTCACTCCCGTCGAATGACCGTTGATAACAAGTACGGATTTTCATCGAGCaaaaatggtggtggtggcgctgGTGCACCAGCAATGAATCCTGAAGATGCCATTTACGGTTCGTCCACTGCACGTGCTGCTCCACCGTTACAAGGTTCATCGAATGGTCCACACTTTGGGGCAG TTCCAGATTTACCTCCTCGCATTGATAGAGCGTCTAAACCGCCTAACGCCCCCGGAGCGCCCAGTACATCCGGTTCCTCGTTGCCTTCGCGTAATTCCAGCTCCGGCGGAGGAACGCTCGGGCGTTCGGCACAGGAACGTCTGTTCGGCAATGGGAAACAATCGTCCGGTGATGCGCTACATGATCCCACGTCGGCGCACGATGAGTACAGCAGTAGATCTCAACTGCTAGGACACGGAGGACCCGACAAACGACAGGTGCTTCCACCGTTGGTAAACGGTACGCAGGGCACTGCCAGCTCACTGGAGCGTAACGCAAACACATCGCTGGATCGTAGCGGAGGCGGAGGTCGCACGGCCGGTGGCCATCACCATCCGGCAGCCGGCAGCAATCCGAACACGTCGAGCAAAGCGAACGGATCGTACGACAGTGTGTCGAGTTACGATTCGTACAACACATCGTCGCAGCTGACCGCACAGAATATGAGGTTAGGACCCAATGCACCCGATGATCTGAAATCGGTGCCCAA TAATCGTAATGGACCTCACCCAATGGGAGGAAACGCATCTGGTGACTATGGAAGGAATCCGTCAATGAATAACGCCTCGTCCGATATGCTGCTAACAACAGCTGCTAGAAGTAACTACAACG GTACGGGAGGAGTTCATGAAACGCTTACGCAACGAAACTCGGGCGACCGTTCCGGGCCAGGCATGAATATGCCACAACGACCAACTAACCTAGTGCTTGACAGTCCACGAAAGCACATcatcgaaacgaaaacggaTTACGGCAAATACAG TCGAAACAATTCAGCATCGCAGGCCGATTACTCGAAACCCAACAAAGGACCGGCAATGATTGGTTCGCCAGGACAACCGCCCGGTGGTGCGATGGGTGCCAACATGGGTAACGGGGCACCATTCAAACCTGTCCCTCCTCCAAAGCCTAAAAACTATCGACCTCCAGTCGGTGGAGCTGGTACCAATGGTTCCGGAATGCATCATTCGGGACAGTGGGATAATGGG GAACCTATTTCACCTCGCTCTCCCGATGGATTTTACTATCCTCCAATGGCTTCATCGCACTATCATCAGGGCATGGCTCACAATGTGCCAAGCTCACCAAACAATGCTGGATCCCATGCGCCGTCCATGCATCCCTACAATCCGTACACGGTCGGAAATGGTGCGAACGGTGGCAATGGTGCCCCCATGTACAACGGAAACGCCAACGGTAGTCATTCTTATATGAGCAATGGTGTCAGGGAGATGGGATCAATGGGTGCAAGCAATGGTTATAACAGCGGTAACGCACAATACCCCTACGGCAATACTTACATGCATAGAGGTAATGGGACTGGAACTCATGGCAtag GCAACATGCCAGCAATGCATCCTTCGGATCGACATGCGCTCGATCTCGCCGGTAGCCGAGAGCAGCGCGGTTCGGCATTCGAACTTTATCGAAAACCACAGCTTGGTACGATGGTTGGGCACCACCACAACATACG AGACATGGAGCCAATGATGTCGATCCATGAGTTCaaccaacaccagcaacatCTGATGCATCAGGAACGGATGCGCCAGTTACAGCAGCAACCATTGCCACCGATACCTGGACCACCGCCACGTGGCGCATACCCGGGACACGATTCATCCCTACCGCCAGAGCTACCGGCAAAACCGCcgaagaaaaatattcttaaatcACCGCTGAAAGCGATCAAGAATGCATTTATCAAGTCTACCCGCCCGTTACGTCGCCAGGTAAGCCTGGCGGGTGATGCGGATAAAAAGTCACTCAGGCCGATACTGAAACGGCAGCACTCGATGATGGAGCCACGATCGGCACGAATGCGCATGCAAGATCAGCGACAGCAGATGTACGACCAGCGTTCAATGTATGCACAAGagttgcaacagcagcaagcgtATTACAACGATCCACGCTATTCGTCGTCCTATCAGGGTCCATATTCACCCCAACCCGTTCGTGGGTTTCAGCGGCATGAAGCGTACTATCCGAAAGACGGCAACAGTACGTATCAGAATTTGGAGCTAGAATCGATGTACGGTAACAGCCAAGGTAGAGGATATTACGATGGTGGTCAGCAAAGTGATGGGCAAAGCTACTATCAGCCGGACGAAAATTTATACGCCAATCGGGCACTTATTGAGCTAGAGCGTAGTCGTGCTCCCCTTGGACCGGGCGCTACGGTCAGCACACTTGGACGACGTATAGTGCGCCGTCATAGTATGGCCGATCGTACCGCACCCTCGCCTAGCTTCAATCAACTGAACCGCCGAAGGATGGGATCCGAAAGGGCGCCTCATCACGCTTCCATATTggatcaccatcatcaacgtGCGGCAATGGCTACCAATGCTAACGTGAGTCACGGCTCAAGTCACGACGAGTCGATCTATCAGAGCAAGAGTGGCTCGTTCCTGTACAATGAAGCACGCGAGCACACGCGACGCACGTTCGAGGAGCCCGTCTACCAAAGCCGGCGCGAAATGCACCGCGATCATCTGTACCAGAGCAAGCAACAGATGCAAGATCGCATCCAACAAAGCCGGCTGGTAGAAATGCAATCACAGCAACAATCGCAACATCAGCCACAAGGATCATCGCCAGCTTCGGGTAACAGtggcacaacaacaaccgccACAAGCGATCGCTTCGTTCGCAATCAGGGTCttgctgccggtggtggtggtgctactGCGAGTGGATCGTGCTCCAGCTCTCCTAACTCACCGTCGAGCAGTTCCTGCAAGAGTGGATACTCTTCATCGCGAAATGGAGGCGAAATGCGCGAACGGCGGACGCAAATGCGTGACCAAATTTATCAGTCCCGCAAAGAGGCGATGGAATCGATGGCGGAACCAGTGTACGTTTCACGCCGGGAGTTAAAGCATGAACCGATTTATGAGTCAAAGAACGAGCACGAGTCAGCATCATCCAACGTCGAAGTGATAGAACATCCGGTAGGTGAAATGGAGAGACTTTGCTTAAACGAAGCCGAAGCATCACACGACGAAACAATGTCGGAAAAGCCTGAAACTCTCACCGCAACTAAAGTGGATTGTCGCGAGGACCAGAAGCCCTCTGCCACTCCGTTGATCATCCGAAAGCCATACACTTTGGGAGCTCCGCTAGCCGccgaagaagatgatgatgacgtgGAGGGCGACGAGGAAGAGCAGCAGGACAAAAGCGGCGAACGAACACTAACGGCAAACAATCAGAACGATTCCACCTTCGACAAGCTGATGGCGCTGAACAGCCCCGGCAGCCCTGTTGCAACGTCGTCACCCGTACCGAGCACTATGGGCACACCGAAAAGCATCCGTGCGACGCATATATCGAACTTTTTAAAACGGACTGCCCCGCCGGTTAtgccaccacctccaccaccaccaaccgctGCGGACTCGCTCAATCGACCCGTACATCCGGCAGTCAcagaagcagcaacagtgTACGCCAGCCGTACATCGATCGAAACACAGTACACAACACCGGCCACCGGCTCGCAAATGAGTCTTCCAATTGGACCACCGAACGCGACCAGCACACCGTTCGCTAGTGAGCTTTCGCTTGGACTACCACCGCCCCGGCAACCCATCACCCGGCGCGGCATGTTCGATGCGTCCGGTGGCAGCTTGGCCGACCCGATCTGGAACGTTTCGCTGCAGATTCCACCGGGAGCAATTGCACCGGGCGTACAGCAGGAGATCTACTTTACCGTCACCGATCCGCGGCTAAGCGAAAGTGTTGGCGGACCACCGCTAGACATGGAAAATG GTGAAACGATGCTGTCACCACTCGTAATGTGTGGTCCTCAGGGAACAGAGTTTCTTAAACCGGTCACACTCAACATACCACACTGTGCCGGGCGCACCGCTTCGCTAGGCCTATCGCTAAAAGCCACCGATAGCGAGAAGAACCTGCAGACCGATTGGGAAGATATCGACCTGCCCAGCAATACGGCGGCCCATACCGTTTCGGTAAAGGTGGACCATTTCTAG